GACGGCGGCGAGGACGTCAACGTGGACGACTTCCTGCGCACCTACAACCTCCCCGAGCCGGGCACGCCCGCGCAGCTGCCGGGCGACCTGGTGCAGGCCCTGCCGGGGGAGGAGCCGGCCGTGGCGCCGGTGCTGCCCGGCTCGGCGGGCAGCGACGGGCACCGGCAGATCTACGTGGCCCCGGCGGAGAACGGCCCGGCGGGCGCGGGGGACGTCTACGTCCGCGCCACCGGCTGATCCGTCCGGCGCCGGGGCGTGTCCTGGCCGACGACGGGCCGGGGCGCGTCACGGCCGTGACTCGGCCCGGTGACACCGGGTGGTGACACAGGGTGGTGACTCGGCCCGCTGTCTCCGGGCGGGGCCTGCGGGGCCCGGGCCTCAGGCCAGCAGCAGGTCGATGTAGGGCACCTGGTCGCCCGGCAGCAGGTACCTCTCGACCTCGACGAAGCCGTGCGCCAGCGCGAACCGCAGCCCGTCCGGGTTACTGGCCAGCACGACCGTCCCGATCACCTCGGCGCCGGACGCGCGGGCCGCCGCCAGCCCCTGGGCGTAGAGCGCCGCGCCGAGGCCCTGCCGCCGGTGGGCGGGCAGCACCCGGGCGATCACGGTGGCCGTCGCCGGGTCGCCCGGCGCCCGGTCGGCGGCCGGCGGGCGGACCGTCGAGCAGCCCACCAGGACGTCGCCGAGGTGGGCCACCTCCAGCCGGTTGCGCCGGGCCCGCTCGCGGACCTGGTCGAGCGACAGCACGTCGGTGGGGATGATCACGTTGTGGACGTGCTGCCAGTCACGCAGCGTGGCCTCGTCCGCCACCCGCGTGATCCGGAGTTCGGCCCGCCCACCGCTCTGTTCGGTCATCCGGGCAGGAAACCGCCCCGGACGGCGGAGCGTCAAACAGGTTTCCGCGCCGGCCTCCTGAACCGGGCGCCGGCCGGACCGGCGGGCGGCCGCAGGTCCGCGTCGCGCGGCCGATCGCGCGGCCGATCGGGTGGCCGCCCCGCGCCCCGGCGGCGTCGCCGTGAGGAATCGGGGCCGCGGCGGCAGGTTTGGTCCCTACGGCACCCCGGGAAGGCGGATCCATGACCGAGCTGCACGACACGCTGGCCAGGCACGTCGGGAGCGGACCGCTGCCGGGAGCGGTCGGCCTGCTGGCCGTCGGCGACCGGGTCGAGGTGGCGGCCGTCGGATCGGCGGACGTCGAGGGCACCGTCCCGATGGCCCGGGACTCGATCTTCCGGGTCGCCTCGCTCACCAAACCCGTCGTCGCCGCAGCCGTGATGATGCTGGTCGACGAC
The sequence above is a segment of the Kitasatospora sp. NBC_00240 genome. Coding sequences within it:
- a CDS encoding GNAT family N-acetyltransferase, producing MTEQSGGRAELRITRVADEATLRDWQHVHNVIIPTDVLSLDQVRERARRNRLEVAHLGDVLVGCSTVRPPAADRAPGDPATATVIARVLPAHRRQGLGAALYAQGLAAARASGAEVIGTVVLASNPDGLRFALAHGFVEVERYLLPGDQVPYIDLLLA